Genomic window (Streptomyces liliiviolaceus):
CCCTTGCGCCGCCCGTGCTCATGAGAGCAAAAAAATCAGCATGTGTTGCCGTGAGGTTAATTCTGGATCTACTGTCCGTCGCCAGGACCACATCAGGAGGCCCATATGCGTACCAAGCGCATCTTCGGGATCTTTATCACGGCATCCACTCTTATATCGCTCAGCGCGTGCTCCGTCTCGACCACCCCGGGCGGCTCGGACGGCGACAGCGGCAAGAAGGCGGCCTCGGACGGCCTGTCCATCGGCTTCAGCCAGGCGACCCAGCAGTCGCCGTTCTACGTGCAGTTGCGCACCGGCGCCGAACAGGCCGCGAAGAAGGCCGGGGCCAAGCTCAACTTCGCCGACGCGGGTGACGACGTGACGAAGCAGAACAACGACATCCAGGACCTCATCACCCGCGGTGTCGACGTACTGCTGGTCAACCCCGTCGACCCCAAGGGCGTGAAGGCGGGACTGGCCGCCGCGAAGGCGGCGGGGATCCCGGTCGTCACCGTCGACCGCCCGGTGCCCTCCGGCGCCGTCGCCCACGTCGGACGCGACAACAAGGAGATGGGCCGACTCGTCGGCGCCGAGGTCGTCAAGGCCCTGGGCGCCAAGGGCGGCAAGGTCATCGAGATCAAGGGCGACGCGGGCGGTGCCGTCGCCCGCGACCGCAGCGCGGGGTTCCACGAGGCCGTGGCGGCCAACAGCAAGATCAAGATCGTGGCAGGGCCCTACTGCGACTACATCCGTGCCAAGGCCGTCACCGCCATGCAGGACCTCGTCCAGACGAACCCTGACGTCAAGGCCGTCTACGCGCACAACGACGACATGGCCCTCGGCGCGCTCCAGGTGCTCAAGGAGAACAACCGCACCGATGTGAAGGTCGCCGGTGTCGACGGACTGATGGAGGCCGTGAAGTCCATCGCCGCCGACGGACCGTACATCGCCACCTCGCTCAACGACCCGATCTCGCTCGGCGCCACCGCCGTACAGACCGCGCTGGACGCCCAGGAGGGCAAGAAGGTCTCCGCCGAGGTCGACGCCGGGACCGGCCTGATCGACACCGGTAACGCCGCCTCGTACAGCGGCTCCACCACCTTCGCCCTCGCGGACAAGAAGTAACGTTTCGCCGCCCTTCGCCCGCGCGGGCGTGACACAACGCCCCACAGCATGCGCCAGGCCGGATCCCGGCCCCGCCCCACCCGAGAGAGCGATACGAAAATGCCGCAAACCATGCGAGCCGCCCTGCTGCACGCCCCGGGCGACATCCGCGTCGAGGAGGTGCCCGTACCGGTGCCCGCGCCCCGGGAGGCACTCGTCCGTGTCGCGGCGTGCGGGGTCTGCGGCTCCGACATACCCAGGATGCTGCGCCCAGGAGGGGCCTACCACCTCCCGCTGATCTGCGGCCATGAGTTCTCCGGACACGTGGTGGCGCTCGGCGCGGAGCTCGCGGCGGCCGGCACGGTCAAGGAGGGCGACCTCGTGGCGGTCCCGCCGCTGATTCCCTGCCGCCGCTGCACCCCCTGCGCCCAGGGGCACTTCAGCCTCTGCGAGGACTACGACTACTTCGGCAGTCGGCGCGCCGGCGCCTACGCCGAGTACGTGACCGTCCCCGAGGGCAATCTGATGGTGCTGCCCCCCGACCTCGACCCGCGCGCCGCCGCGATGCTCGACCCGGCCGCCATCGCCCTCCACGCCATCTGGCGCACCAAGCTGCGCGCCGGTCACCGGGTCGCGGTCGTCGGAGCGGGACCCATCGGCCTGTTCGCCATCCAGTGGGCCCTGCTCGCCGGCGCGCACGAGGTGCTCTCCATCGACGTCAGCGAGGAGAAGGCCGCGATGGCCATGGAGGCCG
Coding sequences:
- a CDS encoding substrate-binding domain-containing protein, whose amino-acid sequence is MRTKRIFGIFITASTLISLSACSVSTTPGGSDGDSGKKAASDGLSIGFSQATQQSPFYVQLRTGAEQAAKKAGAKLNFADAGDDVTKQNNDIQDLITRGVDVLLVNPVDPKGVKAGLAAAKAAGIPVVTVDRPVPSGAVAHVGRDNKEMGRLVGAEVVKALGAKGGKVIEIKGDAGGAVARDRSAGFHEAVAANSKIKIVAGPYCDYIRAKAVTAMQDLVQTNPDVKAVYAHNDDMALGALQVLKENNRTDVKVAGVDGLMEAVKSIAADGPYIATSLNDPISLGATAVQTALDAQEGKKVSAEVDAGTGLIDTGNAASYSGSTTFALADKK
- a CDS encoding galactitol-1-phosphate 5-dehydrogenase, with translation MRAALLHAPGDIRVEEVPVPVPAPREALVRVAACGVCGSDIPRMLRPGGAYHLPLICGHEFSGHVVALGAELAAAGTVKEGDLVAVPPLIPCRRCTPCAQGHFSLCEDYDYFGSRRAGAYAEYVTVPEGNLMVLPPDLDPRAAAMLDPAAIALHAIWRTKLRAGHRVAVVGAGPIGLFAIQWALLAGAHEVLSIDVSEEKAAMAMEAGATHTATTAERASELAGQGYDVIIESAGVPATADQAVSLAARHGQAVFIGIPHDPVVLPKATFSNFLRREVTLHGAWNSFSAPFPGDEWRTAARAMGDGSLRWKFMITHELGLDDVSATLRQLGERSIFSSKVLFLPNGDRP